Genomic segment of Sulfitobacter faviae:
GCGCAACAGCTCTGCTGTGCGTCTGCACAACCGTTGCCAGCTGACGGGCCGCCCGCACGCCTACTATCGTAAACTGAAAATTTCGCGGATCGCGCTGCGGGACCTTGGCTCTTCCGGCCAGATTCCCGGCATGGTCAAGTCGAGCTGGTAAGGAGCGCATCAGATGAACGATCCTATCGCAGATATGCTGACACGCATCCGTAACTCTTCGCTGCGCGGCAAATCCACCGTCATGACACCGGCCTCCAAGCTGCGTGCATGGGTTCTGGACGTGCTGGCCGACGAAGGCTACATCCGCGGCTATGAAAAAGTCACGGGCGCCGATGGCCACCCCGCCATTGAGATCAGCCTCAAGTACTACGAAGGCGAACCTGTTATTCGCGAGCTGAAGCGGGTTTCCAAGCCCGGTCGCCGCGTCTACATGGCCGTCAATGACATCCCCGTCGTCCGTCAGGGCCTCGGCGTGTCGATTGTCTCCACCTCCAAAGGTGTGATGTCGGACGCATCTGCACGGTCTGCCAATGTTGGCGGCGAAGTGCTCTGCACCGTATTCTAAGGAGAAGACAATGTCTCGTATCGGTAAGAA
This window contains:
- the rpsH gene encoding 30S ribosomal protein S8 translates to MNDPIADMLTRIRNSSLRGKSTVMTPASKLRAWVLDVLADEGYIRGYEKVTGADGHPAIEISLKYYEGEPVIRELKRVSKPGRRVYMAVNDIPVVRQGLGVSIVSTSKGVMSDASARSANVGGEVLCTVF